A single genomic interval of Aythya fuligula isolate bAytFul2 chromosome 28, bAytFul2.pri, whole genome shotgun sequence harbors:
- the ADAR gene encoding double-stranded RNA-specific adenosine deaminase isoform X1 has product MNRGTTRGKGSYFTGSRPNFSSTNPGFFHCPRTSWETNREAFSRQQFLERQDSEVCVIQEPQSYKEPRVGGWPAVAAAPAGRWQARRGRAGCHRFSNKYPRVETSSHCRPPQHHNQENRERDSDTISLNFQRLSLAGQNHEQEILNIFRQLGVGKTCTVYDLARKLKTQKKEVNRILYKLLREGKLRKGEETPPLWRIASPSTERERNPPEHGGGSAASASESRGERSAASSRDVSPTMAETKDKICNYLFRVAETTALNLAKNIGFSKAKDVNAFLSALEKLGDVHKENSNPPRWSLTDRKRERMQMRLKASAATRRADPAPGVSLPSSSVPADPQEVTVAVASPAAGSSMENGQQAVGQTDRSSDSDTEAAVPEDAKPVFSSFSTYDSSENGRWASDDIPDNLNTINVQPEESESIMNSQASPSYAAQFDTGFPCTPVEKLLACQEKNPVSGLTEYSQYTSQHCDFEMLEQSGPSHEPRFKFQAVISGRRFPPAEAGSKKLAKQEAAANAMKVLMQEAENGRPDGIKCEEPFPSNSSESELPLCSEPESSSAPAQLNVLPGKHPISILMEYGQKSGNTIEFQLLSQDGPPHDPRFSYCVKMGDQIFPAVVGNSKKGAKQMAAEVAMKILSGEPVPCASPEQPVVKPQGEQSTRGCGAQVIAPDESKAAKAKGVGELIKYLNVNPVSGLLEYARSNGFAAEFKLIDQSGPPHDPKFVYQAKVGGRWFPAVTAHSKKQGKQEAADAALRVLIGETEKSERMEGINITEPSWSASPFQLPVSGSTLHDQMAMLSHQRFNALTARIQHSLLGRKILAAIIMRRENNDLGVVVSIGTGNRCVKGEELSLKGETVNDCHAEIISRRGFVRFLYSELMKYDPSNPSSAEESIFEPAGKKRLKIKSNVTFHLYVSTAPCGDGALFDKSCSDQASVMGQAQHQPLFENPKQGKLRTKVENGEGTIPVESSDIVPTWDGIQHGERLRTMSCSDKILRWNVLGLQGALLSHFIEPVYLSSVTLGYLYSQGHLTRAICCRMVRDGDMLQKRLQAPYHINHPEVGRVSVYDSARQTGKTKESSVNWCLADESEVEVLDGTKGKVDGPKLEVSRVSKRKTFALFQQLCAKNNRKDLQKFLVYSEAKEAATSYQEAKQRFFSALEEMGYGSWIRKPQEEDNFSFLDA; this is encoded by the exons ATGAACAGAGGCACCACTCGAGGCAAAGGCTCATATTTTACCGGCTCAAGACCTAACTTCTCCAGCACTAACCCAGGTTTCTTTCACTGCCCCCGTACCTCATGGGAAACTAACCGGGAAGCCTTTTCACGACAGCAATTCCTAGAAAGGCAGGACAGCGAAGTCTGTGTAATCCAGGAGCCGCAATCCTACAAGGAACCGCGCGTCGGAGGCTGGCcggctgtggcagcagctcctgcagggagaTGGCAAGCCAGGCGTGGCAGAGCAGGATGCCATAGGTTCTCCAACAAGTACCCGCGGGTGGAAACTTCATCGCATTGTCGCCCTCCTCAGCACCACAATCAGGAGAACCGGGAGAGAGATTCTGACACCATAAGTCTGAATTTCCAGCGATTGTCTCTTGCTGGGCAGAACCATGAACAGGAAATTCTGAATATCTTCAGGCAGCTTGGGGTGGGGAAGACTTGTACAGTTTATGATCTTGCACGGAAGCTTAAAACTCAAAAGAAAGAAGTCAACCGTATTTTGTACAAGCTCCTCAGAGAAGGCAAATTGCGCAAAGGCGAAGAGACGCCGCCGCTGTGGAGGATTGCCAGCccaagcacagagagagaaagaaacccTCCTGAGCAcggcgggggcagcgcggccTCAGCTTCtgagagcagaggggagaggagcgCGGCCAGCTCGAGAGACGTCAGCCCCACGATGGCTGAGACAAAGGACAAAATCTGCAACTACTTGTTCAGGGTGGCAGAAACGACGGCGCTCAACCTTGCCAAGAACATTGGCTTTTCGAAAGCCAAGGACGTTAACGCCTTCCTCAGCGCCCTGGAGAAGCTGGGCGACGTCCACAAGGAAAACTCCAACCCTCCGCGATGGTCCCTGACCGACAGGAAACGCGAGCGGATGCAGATGCGGCTGAAGGCCAGCGCAGCAACCAGAAGAGCAGATCCTGCGCCTGGGGTGAGTTTGCCATCTTCCTCTGTTCCTGCAGACCCACAGGAGGTGACCGTGGCTGTAgcttcaccagcagcaggatCGAGTATGGAGAACgggcagcaggctgtggggcAGACTGACCGGAGCAGCGACAGTGACACAGAAGCAGCCGTGCCTGAGGACGCTAAGCCCGTATTTTCTAGCTTCAGTACCTATGACAGCTCTGAGAATGGCAGGTGGGCTTCGGATGACATCCCAGACAATCTGAACACTATCAACGTGCAGCCTGAGGAGTCGGAGTCCATCATGAACTCCCAGGCTTCCCCCAGTTACGCCGCCCAGTTTGACACTGGTTTCCCATGTACGCCTGTCGAGAAACTGTTGGCTTGTCAGGAGAAGAACCCAGTGAGTGGCCTTACCGAATATTCCCAGTACACCTCGCAGCACTGTGACTTTGAAATGCTGGAGCAGAGCGGGCCCTCTCACGAGCCACG gttTAAGTTCCAGGCAGTGATCAGCGGGCGCCGGTTCCCACCAGCAGAAGCAGGGAGCAAAAAGCTTGCtaagcaggaggcagcagctaaTGCTATGAAGGTCCTGATGCAAGAAGCAGAGAACGGAAGGCCCGATGGAATTAAATGTGAAGAGCCGTTTCCATCCAACAGTTCTGAATCAGAACTG CCCTTGTGTTCAGAGCCAGAGTCATCGTCAGCTCCAGCTCAACTGAACGTGCTTCCCGGGAAGCACCCTATCAGCATATTAATGGAGTATGGACAAAAATCAGGGAACACGATTGAATTCCAGCTGCTTTCTCAGGACGGCCCACCTCATGATCCTAG GTTCAGCTACTGTGTGAAAATGGGTGACCAAATTTTCCCTGCTGTGGTAGGAAACAGCAAGAAGGGAGCAAAGCAAATGGCAGCAGAAGTTGCCATGAAGATTCTTTCTGGAGAGCCTGTGCCATGTGCCTCACCTGAACAG CCTGTCGTGAAGCCCCAGGGTGAGCAGTCCACGCGTGGCTGTGGGGCACAGGTCATCGCTCCGGATGAATCCAAGGCAGCAAAAGCGAAGGGTGTTGGGGAGCTCATCAAATACCTGAACGTCAACCCTGTCAGCGGCCTGCTGGAGTACGCCCGCTCTAATGGCTTTGCTGCAGAGTTCAAACTCATTGACCAGTCGGGACCTCCCCATGACCCAAA GTTTGTCTATCAGGCGAAGGTTGGAGGCCGCTGGTTCCCAGCTGTAACTGCACACAGTAAAAAACAGGgcaagcaggaggcagctgaCGCAGCGCTCCGAGTCCTGATCGGGGAAACAGAGAAGTCTGAGCGCATGGAGGGAATCAACATCACAGAG CCATCCTGGTCTGCATCCCCGTTCCAGCTCCCTGTAAGTGGCAGTACCCTCCACGATCAGATGGCCATGCTGAGCCACCAGCGCTTCAATGCCCTCACTGCTCGCAtccagcacagcctgcttgGGCGGAAGATCCTGGCTGCCATCATCATGCGGAGGGAAAACAACGACCTGGGAGTTGTGGTCAGCATCGGAACAG gtaATCGATGTGTGAAAGGAGAAGAACTGAGCTTGAAGGGGGAGACTGTGAATGACTGTCATGCGGAAATCATTTCTCGAAGAGGCTTTGTGAG GTTTCTCTATAGTGAGCTGATGAAGTATGACCCGTCTAATCCTTCTTCTGCAGAAGAGAGCATTTTTGAGCCAGCGGGGAAGAAGAGACTCAAAATAAAGAGCAATGTCACCTTTCACCTCTACGTCAG CACAGCACCTTGTGGGGACGGGGCACTCTTTGATAAATCCTGCAGCGATCAGGCGAGCGTGATGGGGCAAGCCCAGCATCAGCCTCTCTTTGAGAACCCCAAGCAAGGCAAGCTGCGGACCAAGGTGGAGAATG GGGAAGGTACCATTCCCGTGGAGTCGAGTGACATTGTGCCAACTTGGGATGGGATCCAGCATGGGGAGAGGCTGCGCACCATGTCCTGCAGTGACAAAATCTTACGCTGGAATGTACTCGGTTTGCAAGGAGCGCTGCTGTCACACTTCATAGAGCCAGTTTATCTCAGTTCTGTTACACTTG GTTACTTGTACAGCCAGGGCCACTTGACGCGTGCAATCTGCTGCCGCATGGTGCGAGATGGGGACATGCTGCAGAAGAGGCTGCAGGCTCCGTATCACATCAACCACCCTGAG GTTGGGCGGGTCAGCGTATACGACTCTGCAAGGCAGACGGGCAAGACGAAGGAGTCTTCGGTGAACTGGTGCCTTGCTGATGAAAGCGAAGTTGAAGTCTTGGATGGCACAAAAGGGAAAGTAGATGG ACCGAAGCTGGAGGTGTCTCGTGTGTCGAAGAGGAAAACGTTTGCCCTGTTCCAGCAGCTATGTGCCAAGAACAACCGCAAAGACCTGCAGAAGTTCTTGGTGTACTCAGAAGCTAAGGAGGCAGCCACGTCCTACCAAGAAGCTAAGCAGCGCTTCTTCAGCGCGCTAGAAGAGATGGGCTATGGCAGTTGGATCCGCAAACCCCAAGAGGAAgataatttctctttccttgatGCATAG
- the CHRNB2 gene encoding neuronal acetylcholine receptor subunit beta-2 produces the protein MALLRVLCLLAALRRSLGTDTEERLVEYLLDPARYNKLIRPATNGSQLVTVQLMVSLAQLISVHEREQIMTTNVWLTQEWEDYRLTWKPEDFDNMKKVRLPSKHIWLPDVVLYNNADGMYEVSFYSNAVISYDGSIFWLPPAIYKSACKIEVKHFPFDQQNCTMKFRSWTYDRTEIDLVLKSEVASLDDFTPSGEWDIVALPGRRNENPDDSTYVDITYDFIIRRKPLFYTINLIIPCILITSLAILVFYLPSDCGEKMTLCISVLLALTVFLLLISKIVPPTSLDVPLVGKYLMFTMVLVTFSIVTSVCVLNVHHRSPTTHTMPPWVRTLFLHKLPALLFMKQPRQNCARQRLRQRRHTQERAAATLFLRAGARACACYANPGAAKAEGLNGYRERQGQAPAPPAPCGCGLEEAVEGVRFIADHMRSEDDDQSVSEDWKYVAMVIDRLFLWIFVFVCVFGTVGMFLQPLFQNYATNSLLQLGQGTPTSK, from the exons ATGGCGCTGCTCCGCGTCCTCTGCCTCCTCGCCGCCCTCCGAC GCAGCCTGGGCACAGACACGGAGGAGCGGCTGGTGGAATACCTGCTGGACCCGGCGCGCTACAACAAGCTGATCCGCCCGGCCACCAACGGCTCGCAGCTGGTCACGGTGCAGCTCATGGTGTCGCTGGCGCAGCTCATCAGCGTG CACGAGCGGGAGCAGATCATGACCACCAACGTCTGGCTGACCCAG GAATGGGAGGATTACCGCCTCACCTGGAAGCCGGAGGACTTCGACAACATGAAGAAGGTCCGCCTGCCCTCCAAGCACATCTGGCTGCCTGACGTGGTGCTCTACAACAA CGCCGACGGGATGTATGAGGTGTCCTTCTACTCCAACGCGGTGATCTCCTACGACGGCAGCATCTTCTGGCTGCCCCCGGCCATCTACAAAAGCGCCTGCAAGATCGAGGTGAAGCACTTCCCCTTCGACCAGCAGAACTGCACCATGAAGTTCCGCTCCTGGACCTACGACCGCACGGAGATCGACCTGGTGCTGAAGAGCGAGGTGGCCAGCCTCGACGACTTCACGCCCAGCGGCGAGTGGGACATCGTGGCGCTGCCGGGGCGGCGCAACGAGAACCCCGATGACTCCACCTACGTGGACATCACCTACGACTTCATCATCCGGCGCAAGCCGCTCTTCTACACCATCAACCTCATCATCCCCTGCATCCTCATCACCTCCCTGGCCATCCTCGTCTTCTACCTCCCGTCCGACTGCGGCGAGAAGATGACGCTCTGCATCTCCGTCCTGCTCGCCCTCACCGTCTTCCTGCTGCTCATCTCCAAGATCGTGCCGCCCACCTCGCTGGATGTGCCGCTGGTGGGCAAGTACCTCATGTTCACCATGGTGCTGGTGACCTTCTCCATCGTCACCAGCGTCTGCGTGCTCAACGTGCACCACCGCTCGCCCACCACGCACACCATGCCGCCCTGGGTGCGCACCCTCTTCCTTCACAAGCTCCCGGCGCTGCTCTTCATGAAGCAGCCGCGGCAGAACTGCGCGCGGCAGCGCCTGCGCCAGCGCCGGCACACCCAGGAGCGCGCCGCCGCCACGCTCTTCCTCCGGGCCGGCGCCCGTGCCTGCGCCTGTTACGCCAACCCCGGGGCCGCCAAGGCCGAGGGGCTCAACGGCTACCGGGAGCGGCAGGGGCAGGCgccggcccccccggccccgtgcGGCTGCgggctggaggaggcagtgGAGGGCGTGCGCTTCATCGCCGACCACATGCGCAGCGAGGACGATGACCAGAGC GTGAGCGAGGACTGGAAGTACGTGGCCATGGTCATCGACCGCCTCTTCTTGTGGATCTTCGTCTTCGTCTGCGTCTTCGGCACCGTCGGCATGTTCCTCCAGCCCCTCTTCCAGAACTACGCCACCaactccctgctgcagctcggCCAGGGCACCCCCACCTCCAAATAG
- the ADAR gene encoding double-stranded RNA-specific adenosine deaminase isoform X2 encodes MNRGTTRGKGSYFTGSRPNFSSTNPGFFHCPRTSWETNREAFSRQQFLERQDSEVCVIQEPQSYKEPRVGGWPAVAAAPAGRWQARRGRAGCHRFSNKYPRVETSSHCRPPQHHNQENRERDSDTISLNFQRLSLAGQNHEQEILNIFRQLGVGKTCTVYDLARKLKTQKKEVNRILYKLLREGKLRKGEETPPLWRIASPSTERERNPPEHGGGSAASASESRGERSAASSRDVSPTMAETKDKICNYLFRVAETTALNLAKNIGFSKAKDVNAFLSALEKLGDVHKENSNPPRWSLTDRKRERMQMRLKASAATRRADPAPGVSLPSSSVPADPQEVTVAVASPAAGSSMENGQQAVGQTDRSSDSDTEAAVPEDAKPVFSSFSTYDSSENGRWASDDIPDNLNTINVQPEESESIMNSQASPSYAAQFDTGFPCTPVEKLLACQEKNPVSGLTEYSQYTSQHCDFEMLEQSGPSHEPRFKFQAVISGRRFPPAEAGSKKLAKQEAAANAMKVLMQEAENGRPDGIKCEEPFPSNSSESELPLCSEPESSSAPAQLNVLPGKHPISILMEYGQKSGNTIEFQLLSQDGPPHDPRFSYCVKMGDQIFPAVVGNSKKGAKQMAAEVAMKILSGEPVPCASPEQPVVKPQGEQSTRGCGAQVIAPDESKAAKAKGVGELIKYLNVNPVSGLLEYARSNGFAAEFKLIDQSGPPHDPKFVYQAKVGGRWFPAVTAHSKKQGKQEAADAALRVLIGETEKSERMEGINITELPVSGSTLHDQMAMLSHQRFNALTARIQHSLLGRKILAAIIMRRENNDLGVVVSIGTGNRCVKGEELSLKGETVNDCHAEIISRRGFVRFLYSELMKYDPSNPSSAEESIFEPAGKKRLKIKSNVTFHLYVSTAPCGDGALFDKSCSDQASVMGQAQHQPLFENPKQGKLRTKVENGEGTIPVESSDIVPTWDGIQHGERLRTMSCSDKILRWNVLGLQGALLSHFIEPVYLSSVTLGYLYSQGHLTRAICCRMVRDGDMLQKRLQAPYHINHPEVGRVSVYDSARQTGKTKESSVNWCLADESEVEVLDGTKGKVDGPKLEVSRVSKRKTFALFQQLCAKNNRKDLQKFLVYSEAKEAATSYQEAKQRFFSALEEMGYGSWIRKPQEEDNFSFLDA; translated from the exons ATGAACAGAGGCACCACTCGAGGCAAAGGCTCATATTTTACCGGCTCAAGACCTAACTTCTCCAGCACTAACCCAGGTTTCTTTCACTGCCCCCGTACCTCATGGGAAACTAACCGGGAAGCCTTTTCACGACAGCAATTCCTAGAAAGGCAGGACAGCGAAGTCTGTGTAATCCAGGAGCCGCAATCCTACAAGGAACCGCGCGTCGGAGGCTGGCcggctgtggcagcagctcctgcagggagaTGGCAAGCCAGGCGTGGCAGAGCAGGATGCCATAGGTTCTCCAACAAGTACCCGCGGGTGGAAACTTCATCGCATTGTCGCCCTCCTCAGCACCACAATCAGGAGAACCGGGAGAGAGATTCTGACACCATAAGTCTGAATTTCCAGCGATTGTCTCTTGCTGGGCAGAACCATGAACAGGAAATTCTGAATATCTTCAGGCAGCTTGGGGTGGGGAAGACTTGTACAGTTTATGATCTTGCACGGAAGCTTAAAACTCAAAAGAAAGAAGTCAACCGTATTTTGTACAAGCTCCTCAGAGAAGGCAAATTGCGCAAAGGCGAAGAGACGCCGCCGCTGTGGAGGATTGCCAGCccaagcacagagagagaaagaaacccTCCTGAGCAcggcgggggcagcgcggccTCAGCTTCtgagagcagaggggagaggagcgCGGCCAGCTCGAGAGACGTCAGCCCCACGATGGCTGAGACAAAGGACAAAATCTGCAACTACTTGTTCAGGGTGGCAGAAACGACGGCGCTCAACCTTGCCAAGAACATTGGCTTTTCGAAAGCCAAGGACGTTAACGCCTTCCTCAGCGCCCTGGAGAAGCTGGGCGACGTCCACAAGGAAAACTCCAACCCTCCGCGATGGTCCCTGACCGACAGGAAACGCGAGCGGATGCAGATGCGGCTGAAGGCCAGCGCAGCAACCAGAAGAGCAGATCCTGCGCCTGGGGTGAGTTTGCCATCTTCCTCTGTTCCTGCAGACCCACAGGAGGTGACCGTGGCTGTAgcttcaccagcagcaggatCGAGTATGGAGAACgggcagcaggctgtggggcAGACTGACCGGAGCAGCGACAGTGACACAGAAGCAGCCGTGCCTGAGGACGCTAAGCCCGTATTTTCTAGCTTCAGTACCTATGACAGCTCTGAGAATGGCAGGTGGGCTTCGGATGACATCCCAGACAATCTGAACACTATCAACGTGCAGCCTGAGGAGTCGGAGTCCATCATGAACTCCCAGGCTTCCCCCAGTTACGCCGCCCAGTTTGACACTGGTTTCCCATGTACGCCTGTCGAGAAACTGTTGGCTTGTCAGGAGAAGAACCCAGTGAGTGGCCTTACCGAATATTCCCAGTACACCTCGCAGCACTGTGACTTTGAAATGCTGGAGCAGAGCGGGCCCTCTCACGAGCCACG gttTAAGTTCCAGGCAGTGATCAGCGGGCGCCGGTTCCCACCAGCAGAAGCAGGGAGCAAAAAGCTTGCtaagcaggaggcagcagctaaTGCTATGAAGGTCCTGATGCAAGAAGCAGAGAACGGAAGGCCCGATGGAATTAAATGTGAAGAGCCGTTTCCATCCAACAGTTCTGAATCAGAACTG CCCTTGTGTTCAGAGCCAGAGTCATCGTCAGCTCCAGCTCAACTGAACGTGCTTCCCGGGAAGCACCCTATCAGCATATTAATGGAGTATGGACAAAAATCAGGGAACACGATTGAATTCCAGCTGCTTTCTCAGGACGGCCCACCTCATGATCCTAG GTTCAGCTACTGTGTGAAAATGGGTGACCAAATTTTCCCTGCTGTGGTAGGAAACAGCAAGAAGGGAGCAAAGCAAATGGCAGCAGAAGTTGCCATGAAGATTCTTTCTGGAGAGCCTGTGCCATGTGCCTCACCTGAACAG CCTGTCGTGAAGCCCCAGGGTGAGCAGTCCACGCGTGGCTGTGGGGCACAGGTCATCGCTCCGGATGAATCCAAGGCAGCAAAAGCGAAGGGTGTTGGGGAGCTCATCAAATACCTGAACGTCAACCCTGTCAGCGGCCTGCTGGAGTACGCCCGCTCTAATGGCTTTGCTGCAGAGTTCAAACTCATTGACCAGTCGGGACCTCCCCATGACCCAAA GTTTGTCTATCAGGCGAAGGTTGGAGGCCGCTGGTTCCCAGCTGTAACTGCACACAGTAAAAAACAGGgcaagcaggaggcagctgaCGCAGCGCTCCGAGTCCTGATCGGGGAAACAGAGAAGTCTGAGCGCATGGAGGGAATCAACATCACAGAG CTCCCTGTAAGTGGCAGTACCCTCCACGATCAGATGGCCATGCTGAGCCACCAGCGCTTCAATGCCCTCACTGCTCGCAtccagcacagcctgcttgGGCGGAAGATCCTGGCTGCCATCATCATGCGGAGGGAAAACAACGACCTGGGAGTTGTGGTCAGCATCGGAACAG gtaATCGATGTGTGAAAGGAGAAGAACTGAGCTTGAAGGGGGAGACTGTGAATGACTGTCATGCGGAAATCATTTCTCGAAGAGGCTTTGTGAG GTTTCTCTATAGTGAGCTGATGAAGTATGACCCGTCTAATCCTTCTTCTGCAGAAGAGAGCATTTTTGAGCCAGCGGGGAAGAAGAGACTCAAAATAAAGAGCAATGTCACCTTTCACCTCTACGTCAG CACAGCACCTTGTGGGGACGGGGCACTCTTTGATAAATCCTGCAGCGATCAGGCGAGCGTGATGGGGCAAGCCCAGCATCAGCCTCTCTTTGAGAACCCCAAGCAAGGCAAGCTGCGGACCAAGGTGGAGAATG GGGAAGGTACCATTCCCGTGGAGTCGAGTGACATTGTGCCAACTTGGGATGGGATCCAGCATGGGGAGAGGCTGCGCACCATGTCCTGCAGTGACAAAATCTTACGCTGGAATGTACTCGGTTTGCAAGGAGCGCTGCTGTCACACTTCATAGAGCCAGTTTATCTCAGTTCTGTTACACTTG GTTACTTGTACAGCCAGGGCCACTTGACGCGTGCAATCTGCTGCCGCATGGTGCGAGATGGGGACATGCTGCAGAAGAGGCTGCAGGCTCCGTATCACATCAACCACCCTGAG GTTGGGCGGGTCAGCGTATACGACTCTGCAAGGCAGACGGGCAAGACGAAGGAGTCTTCGGTGAACTGGTGCCTTGCTGATGAAAGCGAAGTTGAAGTCTTGGATGGCACAAAAGGGAAAGTAGATGG ACCGAAGCTGGAGGTGTCTCGTGTGTCGAAGAGGAAAACGTTTGCCCTGTTCCAGCAGCTATGTGCCAAGAACAACCGCAAAGACCTGCAGAAGTTCTTGGTGTACTCAGAAGCTAAGGAGGCAGCCACGTCCTACCAAGAAGCTAAGCAGCGCTTCTTCAGCGCGCTAGAAGAGATGGGCTATGGCAGTTGGATCCGCAAACCCCAAGAGGAAgataatttctctttccttgatGCATAG